Genomic DNA from bacterium:
GAGAATGTCATAAACTTTTAGTGTAACCAATATGTCTCTCTGAGCTTGTCGAAAAGTGACGGGGGGAATGCTATATTTTATTTTTGTACTTGGGTTGAATGGGTTCGGGTAGTTTTGTTCTAGTCTAAAATCATTAATAACTACTGAATTATCTTGTTTATCCGTTGATAGAACGAGCCCGTTTTTGTTAAAAGCAACTACTCCGTCACCCCAGGTACTAAACCAAATATTATCTTTACTATCTATGATCATATCAGAAAATCTATAGTCAATGGTATCCCTGTAAGCAGACCATAAACCTTCTGAATATTCATACACACAATTATACCAACACACCCAAAGGTTATCGTTTGAGTCTACTAACAACTTTTGAGCAGAACCAATAATGGAATCTGGATTTGGATGGAAAACAAACATGCTGTCATTAATTTGTACTATTCCCCCAAATCCTGTTTGAGGGACGCCTGTCACATACCAAATATTTCCTTTTTTGTCCGCTACCATGGTAGATATTCCCTCGGGTGGTAAGTACGCTGGATATATTTCCCAATTAGTACCATCAAAGCAAAAAATTGCTCTTCCGTTAATTCCAGATGAGATCCCCCAGATTTTCCCATTTGAATCACAGGTTATTTGTCTTACATAATTATATGGCAAAGGCGAGTTAGATGTGTCATATACAGTCCAATTGTTTCCATCGAATTTGTTAAGACCTTGACCTTCTCTCAGACCCCCGCCACACCATAAATTATTGTTTTTATCCACTGAGACTGCCCACATTGCTCCATCTAAGAATTGTGTTTCCCAATCAATACTATTAGTTTTTATTAACCAAGGAGATTCAAGAGATAACCAGACATATCCTGCTGAATCACCATGAATAGCAACAATATCACTTCCCAAGTCAGGATAATCATTAGAGGTATAGCAAGCAGAATTTTTTAGGTCCCAAACACAAACGGCGTGATGAGCAAGCCAAAGCCTTTCTTCCTTATCAATTCCAATACAATAAAAAGTATTTTGCGGCACAGTGGAGTTTTGGGTATTAAATACTTTCCACTCTCCAACTTGAGAATATGTGGTCTGATAAAATGATAACAAAGCAGTGATAACCACGAATGATGTTTTAAAACTAAACTTAGTTTGTTGTATAAAAACCAGGAGAGATATTTTAAGGAGTTGCATTGTTCTACCCTGTAGTTAATAAAACTTGTTACAAACAAAGTAAACTTTTTGCAGAATGTCAATTTTCTTTTTCCCCTCCTCTTCAAAAGAGGAAAGGTATTCCGCTTTATCGGGAGGGGGTGGTGTTTATTTTTCACTATTTTTATGTATAAAGATTTTCAATCACTCATAAAAAAGGTGATAAAATGAAAAAACTGAATATTGTTTTCATCTTAACCATAGTGCTAACCGTTTTTCTTTCTGTAGCCACGAATTCACAAATTGATTCGGTAATCATATCAAAAATAGATTCGCTTATAAAGTATAACGAAACTCTTGAGCACAGGCTCGATGTTCTTCAAAAAAATATTGACGATGTTTTGTGGTTCGAAAGAGTGGGTGATGTTGCATTCATTGATAAAGTATTTATGACCGGTCCGCCGAAATGGAAAGAAACTGATACAACTGATCCTGCGTTTGGTAATCCAGTTAAGTTCTGGTCGTATGTTTTCATTCCGAAGGATATTGATTACAATAAAAAATATCCATTGATAGTCCTTCCGCATGGTGGTGTGCACGCTGATTTTACAACTTACCACACTCATATAATTAAAGAGCTGATGTATCAGCAATACATAGTTGTTGCGGCAGAGTACCGCGGAAGCACCGGCTATGGCAAATCACATTTTGAAAAAATTGATTACGGCGGAAGAGAAGTTGAAGATGTTGATTCGAGCAGAAAGTTTATGCTTGATAATTATGAATTTGTTGATCCGGAGAGAGTCGGCATTGTTGGATGGAGTCACGGCGGATTAATCACGCTGATGAGCATCTTCGATTATCCTGAAAAATATAAAGTTGCTTTTGCCGGAGTTCCCGTAAGCGATTTGATAACTCGTTTAAATTATATGGATGAAGATTACAGGAAATTATATTCTGCAGATTACCACATCGGACAGAAAGTTGAAGAAAATCCTGAAGAATATAAAAGAAGATCTCCGGTTCACAATGCATATAAACTTCAAACTCCGCTGCTTATTCACACAAACACAAACGATGAAGATGTACGAGTAGTTGAAGTTAAAATGCTGATCGATACACTCAAATCTTTAAACAAAGATTTTCAGTATGAAGTGTTTGAAGAATTGCCCGGCGGACATTCATTCGACAGACAGGATACAAAACTGGCAGTATCAATCCGATTGAAGATCTATAAATTCATCGAAAAGTATCTTAATCCGCCAAGAACTTTTAACAGTGTTGAAGAAATTAGAAAATCTGCTTACAGGTAGACAAATTTGACCGGTTACTTGCTATCTGTTAAATAATCGCTGAATTGCGGGTTTCTGGGTGACAAGTTTGTCATCAGGGTTATCCATTATTAATTGATTCCGTTTTTTCCTCTTTCATTTTTACCTGTTCGTTCCAATAAATTCCTCGAAATTGCTACTTTTTGATATATATCATTGAAAATTAAAGGAATAATATTTGTGAAAATCAGAATAAACAATTTTTATAAAATCAATAAACAATGGTAAGATTCCTCGCAATAATAATTCTAATCGCTGGTGTTGGTGGCGGCATTTATTATCTTCTCTCGATGGAAAAGACGGAGGACATTAAAGTCACAGGTAAGCTTCAGATCTCCCAGCAGCCGGGAAAATATGTGCAAGCATCCGAAGGTTCGGGCGAATCTTATTTTGCTGTAGTTGAGGGGAAGATACGCAACAATCTCGGCAAGCCGATAAAAAATGTTTTTATTAAGTATATGATTGCCGGGGAAGAAACAAGTGCAACCGTTTTTGATTTGGCTCCTGGTCAGGAGATGAAATTCAACACGCGGGGTGTTAGCACTA
This window encodes:
- a CDS encoding S9 family peptidase codes for the protein MKKLNIVFILTIVLTVFLSVATNSQIDSVIISKIDSLIKYNETLEHRLDVLQKNIDDVLWFERVGDVAFIDKVFMTGPPKWKETDTTDPAFGNPVKFWSYVFIPKDIDYNKKYPLIVLPHGGVHADFTTYHTHIIKELMYQQYIVVAAEYRGSTGYGKSHFEKIDYGGREVEDVDSSRKFMLDNYEFVDPERVGIVGWSHGGLITLMSIFDYPEKYKVAFAGVPVSDLITRLNYMDEDYRKLYSADYHIGQKVEENPEEYKRRSPVHNAYKLQTPLLIHTNTNDEDVRVVEVKMLIDTLKSLNKDFQYEVFEELPGGHSFDRQDTKLAVSIRLKIYKFIEKYLNPPRTFNSVEEIRKSAYR
- a CDS encoding T9SS type A sorting domain-containing protein, whose product is MQLLKISLLVFIQQTKFSFKTSFVVITALLSFYQTTYSQVGEWKVFNTQNSTVPQNTFYCIGIDKEERLWLAHHAVCVWDLKNSACYTSNDYPDLGSDIVAIHGDSAGYVWLSLESPWLIKTNSIDWETQFLDGAMWAVSVDKNNNLWCGGGLREGQGLNKFDGNNWTVYDTSNSPLPYNYVRQITCDSNGKIWGISSGINGRAIFCFDGTNWEIYPAYLPPEGISTMVADKKGNIWYVTGVPQTGFGGIVQINDSMFVFHPNPDSIIGSAQKLLVDSNDNLWVCWYNCVYEYSEGLWSAYRDTIDYRFSDMIIDSKDNIWFSTWGDGVVAFNKNGLVLSTDKQDNSVVINDFRLEQNYPNPFNPSTKIKYSIPPVTFRQAQRDILVTLKVYDILGKEIAKLVNEEKPAGEYQVEFDGNGLPSGIYFYQLKAGSYIETRKMVLIK